In Planctomycetota bacterium, a single window of DNA contains:
- the tssK gene encoding type VI secretion system baseplate subunit TssK: protein MSSTGQVHWHEGMFLQPHHLQAMQRDLLEAGWRERRLTWAFPYGVIELRVSSDALENMLIRIDRLRAVMPSGLEIDVPGNAEIPALDIKRVFQASSGSFLVGLGVPLWQNGRANTVEAMLSGGGGAARRAVQEEARVKRLYRVSEVQRADENTGDNTQPMMVRRINARLVVEGEDLTDLEVLPLLRIMHAAEEQTLPRPDPRFIPPCMVLGGNATLRNIVRDLGAGVEAARKELVNQMTRGGWVLENLKGPQLMQVLRLRTLNRFSAILPAAAAGGIGGSGSMSPYDVFLMLRELQGELAALSPDRDPFEAPKYDHDNPGTIFMELDRRIRPLLRGDVQKRFVQVPFVKDGQHLALNLTDEHLTQPNGYYLGIKTKLDATKLVALVEDQDRFKVMPKSMIKLNIFGMKLAWERVPPMELPGAIDLHYFKLDLGQSQKMWERVNGEKAMAVRWSELEPLDYQEISLYMTVP, encoded by the coding sequence ATGTCGAGCACGGGGCAGGTCCACTGGCACGAGGGGATGTTTCTCCAGCCGCACCATCTGCAGGCGATGCAGCGGGACCTGCTGGAGGCCGGGTGGCGTGAGCGTCGGCTGACGTGGGCGTTCCCGTACGGGGTGATCGAGCTGCGGGTGTCGAGCGACGCGCTCGAGAACATGCTGATCCGGATCGACCGGCTGCGGGCGGTGATGCCCAGCGGGCTGGAGATCGACGTGCCGGGGAACGCGGAGATCCCCGCGCTGGACATCAAGCGGGTGTTCCAGGCGTCGTCGGGCTCGTTCCTGGTGGGGCTGGGCGTCCCGCTCTGGCAGAACGGGCGGGCGAACACGGTCGAGGCGATGCTCTCGGGCGGCGGCGGGGCGGCGCGTCGCGCGGTGCAGGAAGAAGCCCGCGTGAAGCGGCTGTACCGGGTGTCGGAGGTGCAGCGGGCCGACGAGAACACGGGCGACAACACGCAGCCCATGATGGTGCGCCGCATCAACGCGCGCCTGGTCGTCGAGGGCGAGGACCTGACGGACCTGGAAGTGCTGCCCCTGCTGCGGATCATGCACGCGGCGGAGGAGCAGACGCTGCCCCGCCCGGACCCGCGGTTCATCCCGCCCTGCATGGTGCTGGGGGGCAACGCGACGCTGCGGAACATCGTGCGCGACCTGGGCGCGGGCGTGGAGGCCGCCCGCAAGGAACTGGTGAACCAGATGACCCGCGGCGGGTGGGTTCTGGAGAATCTGAAGGGCCCGCAGCTGATGCAGGTGCTGCGACTGCGGACGCTGAACCGGTTCTCGGCGATCCTGCCGGCGGCGGCCGCGGGGGGCATCGGCGGGTCGGGGTCGATGTCGCCCTACGACGTGTTCCTGATGCTGCGCGAGCTGCAGGGCGAGCTGGCGGCGTTGAGCCCGGACCGCGATCCGTTCGAGGCGCCCAAGTACGACCACGACAACCCGGGCACGATCTTCATGGAGCTGGACCGGCGGATCCGCCCGCTGCTGCGCGGCGACGTGCAGAAGCGGTTCGTGCAGGTGCCGTTCGTGAAGGACGGGCAGCACCTGGCGCTGAACCTGACGGACGAGCACCTGACGCAGCCGAACGGGTACTACCTGGGGATCAAGACGAAGCTGGACGCGACGAAGCTGGTGGCGCTGGTGGAGGACCAGGACCGGTTCAAGGTGATGCCCAAGAGCATGATCAAGCTGAACATCTTCGGGATGAAGCTGGCGTGGGAGCGGGTGCCGCCGATGGAGCTGCCCGGCGCGATCGACCTGCACTACTTCAAGCTGGACCTGGGGCAGAGCCAGAAGATGTGGGAGCGGGTGAACGGGGAGAAGGCGATGGCGGTGCGCTGGTCGGAGCTGGAGCCTCTGGACTACCAGGAGATCAGCCTGTACATGACGGTGCCGTAA